The following proteins come from a genomic window of Tindallia californiensis:
- a CDS encoding PRC-barrel domain-containing protein has product MKKSKEIVSSPVISIQEGQEVGIVKELIVNAEKKGVEFLLVEKSEGVREGEIMAIPFRETVGVGDYAVTIESQSALMDLSKMNIAGNLLDKKVEIIDEKVITKKGKLLGKIVEYTIDAESGSIPLIHLVSEENNGEEKDIPLEEIISIGQQLVIVTEESIKYVESKQEAVQEAQASIEKKEVPVESIMPFESTSENEVEVSDEEQESQNTGSSVEMFINKQKQYLLGKELKRDLKDIEGNLLAEEGTVISEELFEQVQEMGRQKVIELTMLTE; this is encoded by the coding sequence ATGAAGAAAAGTAAAGAAATTGTCAGTTCCCCTGTGATTAGCATTCAAGAAGGGCAAGAAGTGGGTATTGTAAAAGAGCTGATTGTCAATGCAGAAAAAAAAGGTGTAGAGTTCTTGTTGGTTGAAAAAAGTGAAGGCGTACGCGAAGGCGAAATTATGGCCATTCCTTTTCGGGAAACCGTTGGAGTGGGAGATTATGCTGTAACCATTGAATCTCAGAGTGCACTTATGGATTTAAGTAAGATGAATATTGCTGGAAACTTATTAGATAAAAAAGTTGAAATAATTGATGAAAAAGTGATTACTAAAAAAGGAAAACTTTTAGGGAAAATTGTGGAGTATACCATTGATGCCGAAAGTGGAAGCATTCCATTGATCCATCTTGTTTCAGAGGAAAATAATGGAGAAGAAAAAGATATTCCGCTGGAGGAAATCATTAGTATTGGTCAGCAGCTGGTTATTGTAACAGAAGAATCCATCAAATATGTAGAAAGCAAGCAGGAAGCCGTACAAGAAGCCCAAGCATCAATAGAGAAAAAAGAGGTGCCGGTAGAGTCGATAATGCCTTTTGAATCGACTTCTGAAAATGAAGTGGAAGTATCGGATGAAGAACAGGAAAGCCAAAATACTGGTAGCTCAGTTGAAATGTTCATTAACAAGCAAAAACAATACTTACTGGGTAAAGAACTTAAAAGAGATCTTAAAGATATAGAGGGGAATCTGTTGGCTGAGGAAGGTACGGTTATATCAGAGGAGCTCTTTGAACAGGTTCAGGAAATGGGCCGACAAAAGGTAATAGAGCTGACCATGCTGACAGAATAA
- a CDS encoding VanW family protein, producing MKPNHTSIRIRSAFGLLLVFSLQVILASLLSFPPYKNELPTGTKVNGKSASGLTGQQVILMLNEALPEVIEVEFIVEGKTWRMIEIPMEEIEAGYDQKEILEDIQRLLNPHWKDRWIQQLSGGIRSSVITYPIKYNEELLEEWSDDLERKLLVESIDADLKVIDGEVIISAHRKGYQVKSSDVKEKMKESLHHKDFDDVQVAVHILNPEVTTESLGNFDQLLAIYETSLGSNQKRNTNIKLGAEKINGLRLEPEEVFSFNETVGKVSAEDGYQPAPVIQNGRLVQGLGGGICQVSSTLYQATLYSGMEIVERRNHSLPVGYVPLGMDATIAYGIQDFSFRNPHSFPVVMGAWVAKEELHIAIWGDRDYEKENIRIETRNRQVISPSVNVIKDPLLEKGVEVVRQKGQNGYRISVYRITGDRENNMKEELISRDYYRPVARTVLVGTGEDLEERKSE from the coding sequence ATGAAGCCTAACCATACTTCTATACGTATTCGTTCAGCATTTGGCTTGTTGCTGGTCTTTTCACTGCAAGTTATATTGGCTTCTTTGCTTTCTTTTCCACCATATAAAAACGAGTTGCCAACAGGTACTAAGGTGAACGGAAAGTCAGCATCAGGGTTGACGGGGCAACAAGTTATTTTAATGCTAAACGAAGCACTCCCGGAAGTAATAGAAGTTGAATTTATTGTCGAAGGAAAAACGTGGAGAATGATTGAAATCCCGATGGAAGAAATAGAGGCGGGTTATGATCAAAAAGAAATCTTAGAGGACATTCAGCGGTTGTTGAATCCACATTGGAAAGACCGCTGGATTCAACAACTGAGTGGCGGAATTAGATCTTCGGTCATCACATATCCAATAAAATATAATGAGGAATTATTGGAAGAGTGGAGTGACGATCTTGAAAGAAAGTTATTAGTAGAATCGATAGATGCTGATTTGAAAGTGATTGATGGAGAAGTTATTATTTCAGCTCATAGAAAAGGATATCAGGTCAAATCAAGTGATGTTAAGGAAAAAATGAAAGAATCTTTGCATCATAAAGATTTTGATGATGTCCAGGTAGCAGTACATATTCTGAATCCCGAAGTGACAACAGAATCTTTAGGGAATTTTGATCAACTTTTGGCTATTTATGAAACAAGTTTGGGAAGTAATCAGAAACGGAATACCAACATAAAATTGGGAGCAGAGAAAATTAATGGGCTGCGTTTGGAGCCAGAAGAAGTGTTTTCATTCAATGAAACCGTGGGAAAGGTATCGGCAGAAGATGGTTATCAACCAGCTCCAGTTATTCAAAATGGTAGATTGGTACAAGGGCTTGGTGGTGGCATATGCCAGGTTAGTAGCACTTTGTATCAAGCGACTCTTTACAGCGGTATGGAAATAGTGGAAAGACGAAACCACAGCCTTCCGGTTGGATATGTGCCTCTTGGAATGGATGCTACGATTGCTTATGGAATTCAAGATTTTTCCTTTCGGAACCCACATTCTTTCCCGGTGGTAATGGGAGCTTGGGTTGCTAAAGAAGAGCTACATATAGCTATCTGGGGAGATCGTGACTACGAAAAAGAAAATATACGGATCGAAACCAGAAACCGGCAGGTAATAAGTCCTTCGGTTAACGTTATAAAAGATCCTTTGTTGGAAAAAGGCGTAGAGGTTGTTCGACAAAAGGGACAAAATGGCTATCGGATTTCGGTATATCGAATTACTGGAGATCGAGAAAATAATATGAAAGAAGAACTGATTTCCAGAGATTATTATCGACCTGTAGCGAGGACTGTTTTAGTGGGAACAGGCGAAGATTTGGAAGAAAGGAAAAGTGAGTAA
- a CDS encoding GNAT family N-acetyltransferase, with product MYLEEASKLPKTVIENLDGDIGNLKVYLVQDYNVNLLKRMVNFGLDIFGDLGMDEWGLVPQIRHGNVFVLREETKKKIIGIAILMRDWEDLQKCYLFDYAISDELQGQGLGYHFLVAIIRNLETQGFTKMGLTVDIDNAPAIRLYKDKIGFETVGENEDEYGKGHHRYIMNLHFDKLNAPKK from the coding sequence TTGTACTTGGAAGAAGCTTCGAAACTACCTAAAACAGTGATTGAAAATCTGGATGGAGATATTGGCAACTTGAAAGTTTATCTTGTTCAGGACTATAATGTCAATCTTCTAAAAAGAATGGTCAATTTCGGGCTAGATATTTTTGGGGATCTGGGAATGGATGAGTGGGGACTTGTTCCACAGATTCGGCACGGTAATGTTTTTGTATTAAGAGAAGAAACAAAGAAAAAAATTATAGGGATAGCTATTTTAATGAGAGATTGGGAAGATCTACAGAAATGTTACCTTTTTGATTATGCGATTTCGGATGAATTGCAGGGACAAGGACTCGGTTATCACTTTTTAGTGGCTATTATCCGAAATTTAGAAACACAAGGCTTCACTAAAATGGGTTTAACAGTGGATATTGACAATGCTCCGGCAATACGACTCTACAAAGATAAGATTGGGTTTGAGACTGTTGGCGAAAATGAAGATGAATATGGTAAAGGCCATCACCGTTATATTATGAACTTGCATTTCGATAAACTAAACGCACCAAAAAAATGA
- a CDS encoding DUF362 domain-containing protein encodes MKINEILIHHGNDMKEMAKCLLKHSEVEKEIEKNSHVGIKPNLVEAKPASTGATTHVELVEAVIDFLKEIGIQKITIMEGSWVGDSTEDAFHVCGYKKLAKEKRVELLDLKKDTYITKKSYEGDLKVCEAPLKVDYLINMPVMKGHCQTGITCALKNMKGCIPDFEKRRYHQMGLHGPIAAVNTIVKPDLILVDAINGDLTYEGGGTPVPMDRIFLAKDPVLIDAWAAKTMGWNLEEIPYIQIAEKLGVGSSNIHDAIIWEIGKATRKINPRTLRGEAKDYGEFVDEGNACSACYATLLYALKRLDEEGKLVTIVENLKIGQVYKGLSFPGMGVGDCTSGCDKNLPGCPPEAGAILEFLRKESAKGK; translated from the coding sequence ATGAAAATAAATGAGATATTGATTCACCATGGGAATGATATGAAAGAAATGGCAAAGTGCCTATTAAAGCATTCGGAGGTAGAAAAGGAGATAGAAAAAAATTCCCATGTGGGCATTAAACCGAATCTGGTAGAAGCGAAGCCAGCTTCTACTGGTGCGACAACGCATGTAGAATTAGTGGAAGCTGTCATTGATTTCCTTAAAGAAATAGGTATACAAAAGATTACCATTATGGAAGGATCCTGGGTAGGAGATTCTACAGAAGATGCTTTTCATGTGTGCGGATATAAAAAATTAGCAAAAGAAAAAAGAGTAGAACTACTTGATTTGAAAAAAGATACATATATAACTAAGAAAAGCTATGAAGGAGATTTAAAAGTTTGTGAGGCTCCCTTGAAGGTAGATTATTTAATTAATATGCCAGTAATGAAGGGTCATTGTCAGACAGGAATAACCTGTGCTCTTAAAAACATGAAAGGCTGTATTCCTGACTTTGAAAAAAGACGCTATCATCAGATGGGATTGCATGGACCTATTGCGGCTGTAAATACAATTGTTAAACCGGATCTGATTCTGGTAGATGCGATTAATGGTGATTTAACCTATGAAGGAGGGGGGACACCGGTGCCTATGGATCGAATCTTCTTGGCAAAAGATCCGGTGCTAATAGATGCTTGGGCAGCTAAAACGATGGGCTGGAATCTTGAAGAAATACCCTACATTCAGATAGCTGAAAAGTTAGGCGTTGGTTCCAGCAATATTCATGATGCCATTATTTGGGAGATTGGAAAAGCAACTAGGAAAATAAATCCTAGGACACTTCGTGGAGAAGCAAAAGATTATGGAGAATTTGTAGACGAAGGAAATGCTTGTTCAGCTTGCTATGCCACATTACTGTATGCACTGAAGCGGTTGGATGAAGAAGGGAAGCTAGTAACCATTGTAGAAAATTTGAAAATTGGGCAGGTATATAAAGGGCTTTCCTTTCCTGGGATGGGGGTAGGTGATTGTACTTCCGGGTGCGATAAAAACCTTCCTGGATGTCCGCCAGAAGCTGGTGCAATTTTAGAATTTTTAAGAAAAGAATCTGCAAAAGGAAAATAA
- a CDS encoding thioredoxin family protein, with translation MDIKILGTGCKKCETLEMNTRQAVEALGIQAEIEKVKDFKEIASYGVLKTPGLVVDGKALISGKVPSADEIKKLLGN, from the coding sequence ATGGATATTAAAATTTTAGGAACTGGATGCAAAAAATGCGAAACCTTAGAAATGAACACAAGACAAGCTGTGGAAGCATTAGGTATTCAAGCTGAAATTGAAAAAGTAAAAGATTTTAAGGAAATAGCTTCTTATGGCGTACTAAAAACTCCGGGGTTAGTGGTTGATGGAAAAGCATTAATTTCAGGAAAAGTACCATCGGCAGATGAAATTAAGAAATTATTGGGCAACTAA
- a CDS encoding permease, whose protein sequence is MSERKKLLGIVTVFLTVYLMPINSPVLQGAILEAFALLNYYAREHVILCLIPAFFIAGAMSVFVSQDSVIKYFGSKAKKWVSYSVASVSGVILAVCSCTVLPLFAGIYMKGAGLGPAIAFLYSGPAINVLAITITARVLGAELGAARTIGAVLFSVVVGILMQLIFRKEEAERNNGDESFLLEEDAEDRPLWKTISFFGSMIGFLVFANWAEPTEADSFWGLMYQIKWIMSVIFFILVLYMSFRWFDRDQRKEWIDETWGFAQKILPLLFAGILVAGILLGRPGESGLIPEEWVAGLVGGNSFGANLFASVAGAFMYFATLTEVPILEGLIGAGMGSGPSLALLLAGPALSLPNMLVIRSIIGTKKTMVFVGLVMVMATISGMVYGNIF, encoded by the coding sequence GTGAGTGAAAGAAAAAAATTACTGGGAATCGTAACGGTTTTTTTAACTGTCTACTTGATGCCCATAAATAGTCCGGTGCTTCAAGGTGCAATTCTGGAAGCTTTTGCTCTGTTAAATTATTATGCAAGAGAGCATGTAATCCTGTGTCTTATCCCTGCTTTTTTCATCGCTGGTGCCATGAGTGTGTTTGTATCTCAAGATTCAGTGATAAAGTATTTTGGTTCTAAGGCGAAAAAATGGGTTTCTTATTCCGTTGCTTCTGTATCGGGAGTTATACTGGCTGTTTGTTCCTGTACGGTACTGCCTTTATTTGCAGGTATCTATATGAAAGGGGCCGGGTTAGGTCCAGCGATAGCTTTCTTATATTCTGGACCAGCGATCAATGTGCTGGCCATTACTATTACAGCTCGTGTGTTAGGCGCAGAACTGGGTGCTGCCAGAACGATTGGTGCTGTTCTATTTAGTGTAGTAGTAGGCATACTCATGCAATTGATTTTTCGCAAAGAAGAAGCTGAAAGAAATAACGGAGATGAAAGCTTTTTATTGGAAGAAGATGCAGAAGATAGGCCACTATGGAAAACCATATCCTTCTTTGGGTCTATGATTGGTTTTTTAGTATTTGCTAATTGGGCGGAACCGACGGAAGCAGATAGTTTTTGGGGATTGATGTATCAGATTAAATGGATCATGTCTGTCATTTTTTTCATATTAGTTCTGTACATGAGCTTTAGGTGGTTTGACAGAGATCAGCGAAAAGAATGGATAGATGAAACATGGGGTTTTGCGCAAAAGATTTTACCACTACTATTTGCCGGGATTCTTGTTGCTGGAATTCTTCTGGGAAGACCGGGAGAATCAGGTCTTATACCAGAAGAATGGGTTGCTGGACTGGTAGGTGGAAATTCTTTTGGAGCTAACCTCTTTGCTTCTGTAGCGGGAGCGTTTATGTATTTTGCTACTCTGACAGAAGTGCCTATTCTGGAAGGGCTTATCGGAGCAGGGATGGGGTCTGGTCCATCTTTAGCACTTTTGTTGGCGGGACCTGCCTTATCATTACCGAATATGCTGGTCATCAGAAGTATTATTGGAACCAAAAAAACCATGGTCTTTGTTGGCTTGGTGATGGTGATGGCAACGATTAGTGGAATGGTTTATGGAAATATTTTTTAA
- a CDS encoding carboxymuconolactone decarboxylase family protein, producing MRMLAEFFPEFTEKLDEIDELYKEKRKIDEKTYQFICFALSIKARSKPCVLKHFKEALEAGATVEELSYIFALVMREAAGADDCWTHDVLGDWKEIIAGNVKCDCEK from the coding sequence ATGCGAATGTTAGCAGAGTTTTTTCCTGAATTTACAGAAAAACTGGATGAAATTGATGAGCTATATAAAGAAAAACGAAAGATTGATGAGAAGACCTATCAGTTTATTTGCTTTGCACTATCAATAAAAGCAAGATCTAAGCCTTGCGTATTAAAACATTTTAAGGAAGCTTTAGAAGCGGGTGCAACTGTAGAAGAGCTATCCTATATTTTTGCGTTGGTCATGAGAGAAGCTGCAGGGGCTGATGATTGTTGGACTCATGATGTGTTAGGTGACTGGAAAGAAATTATTGCCGGTAACGTGAAATGTGATTGTGAAAAATAA
- a CDS encoding ArsR/SmtB family transcription factor, which yields MITLYFATLFKALGENTRIRIVKLLSIKPMYVCELESILQISQPRISQHLRILKQADLLHAHKEGQRTIYSLNQQNFDTLWHTFQNFLAKPLEELPEFEMEIKRIEAVSQDPAISICKSQGKISTPTPATPAKK from the coding sequence GTGATCACCCTGTATTTTGCTACCCTGTTTAAAGCGTTAGGTGAAAATACACGAATCCGAATTGTAAAACTGCTTTCCATTAAACCAATGTACGTCTGCGAACTAGAGTCTATCCTGCAAATCAGTCAGCCTAGAATTTCTCAGCACTTAAGAATACTGAAACAAGCCGACTTACTACATGCACACAAAGAAGGACAGCGGACCATCTACTCTTTGAACCAACAAAACTTCGACACATTATGGCATACCTTTCAGAATTTTTTGGCAAAACCTCTCGAAGAACTGCCTGAATTCGAGATGGAAATTAAGCGGATAGAAGCAGTTTCCCAGGACCCAGCTATTTCTATTTGTAAGAGCCAAGGAAAAATATCTACACCAACTCCTGCAACTCCTGCAAAAAAATAA
- a CDS encoding class II SORL domain-containing protein, with the protein MKSFGKFLQSGDWKGEKHVPVIHAPEKVESGEAFELRITVGDAIGHPNTLEHHIKWFKVFFHGEGDKFPVELTNFTFDAHGELDTTTDYVGATQVKLPKTGTLYAMSYCNIHGVWENTMDITVE; encoded by the coding sequence ATGAAAAGTTTTGGAAAATTTCTTCAGTCAGGAGACTGGAAAGGCGAAAAACACGTTCCCGTAATCCATGCACCAGAAAAAGTGGAAAGCGGCGAAGCCTTTGAGCTGAGAATAACCGTTGGTGATGCCATTGGCCATCCAAATACATTGGAGCATCATATTAAGTGGTTCAAGGTGTTTTTCCATGGGGAAGGAGATAAGTTCCCGGTAGAACTGACAAACTTTACTTTTGATGCCCACGGAGAGTTAGATACAACCACTGATTATGTCGGAGCAACACAGGTTAAACTGCCAAAAACTGGTACCCTTTACGCCATGAGTTACTGTAATATCCATGGTGTTTGGGAAAACACCATGGATATTACAGTTGAATAA
- a CDS encoding encapsulin-associated ferritin-like protein yields the protein MSNYHEPMELLDEKARNISRALNSLKEEVEAVDWYNQRVAATKDPELKEILAHNRDEEIEHACMTLEWLRRNMDAWDEELRTYLFTEKNILEAEETTEEADSMAKGGLSIGDLK from the coding sequence ATGTCAAACTATCATGAACCAATGGAATTACTAGACGAAAAAGCCAGAAACATTTCAAGGGCACTAAACAGTCTTAAAGAAGAGGTGGAAGCAGTAGACTGGTACAATCAACGGGTAGCAGCAACCAAAGATCCGGAATTAAAAGAAATATTAGCACATAATCGAGATGAGGAAATTGAGCATGCGTGCATGACGCTTGAATGGCTTCGGAGAAATATGGATGCTTGGGATGAAGAGTTAAGAACTTATCTGTTTACAGAGAAAAATATATTGGAAGCAGAAGAAACTACTGAAGAGGCTGATTCGATGGCCAAAGGTGGTTTGAGTATAGGGGACTTAAAGTAA
- a CDS encoding family 1 encapsulin nanocompartment shell protein, whose protein sequence is MDILKRDLAPLTQEAWDEIDETAVDVLKTHLSARRVVKVQGPKGWDYTVIPEGRLSILEKEDNRVHSGQYEVKPLVETRISFKLDRWEMDNITRGARDIKLDALEEAMEKIAIFEEDAIYNGYEKGGIKGLVESSGQDTISFGNKGEEILEAISVAVLKMKEAYEDGPFTLVVGEEGWKRVNKGMEGYPLIKRIEKLIGGSVIYSSVLDGALLLPQDHDDLEMLVGGDFSIGYESHDAHSVTLFAAESFTFRVLDPDIIISFSM, encoded by the coding sequence ATGGATATCTTAAAACGTGATTTAGCTCCATTAACCCAAGAAGCTTGGGATGAAATTGATGAAACAGCAGTGGATGTCTTAAAAACCCACCTGTCTGCCAGGAGGGTAGTGAAGGTGCAAGGGCCAAAAGGCTGGGATTATACCGTTATTCCAGAGGGAAGGCTATCAATATTGGAGAAAGAAGATAACCGTGTTCATAGCGGACAGTATGAAGTAAAGCCGCTGGTGGAAACAAGAATTTCTTTTAAGCTGGATCGTTGGGAAATGGATAACATTACCCGAGGTGCTAGAGACATTAAGCTAGATGCTTTGGAAGAAGCAATGGAGAAAATTGCTATTTTTGAAGAGGATGCTATCTATAACGGGTATGAAAAAGGTGGCATTAAAGGATTAGTAGAAAGTTCGGGCCAGGACACCATTTCTTTTGGTAATAAAGGCGAAGAAATATTAGAAGCAATATCCGTAGCCGTATTAAAAATGAAAGAGGCCTATGAAGATGGTCCGTTTACTTTAGTGGTAGGTGAAGAGGGCTGGAAGCGGGTCAATAAAGGCATGGAAGGCTATCCACTTATCAAGCGGATTGAAAAGCTTATTGGAGGATCAGTCATTTATAGTTCCGTATTAGACGGGGCTTTGTTATTACCTCAGGATCATGATGATTTGGAAATGCTTGTAGGTGGAGATTTTTCTATTGGTTATGAGAGTCATGATGCTCACTCGGTAACGCTATTTGCCGCTGAATCCTTTACTTTTAGAGTTCTGGATCCGGATATTATTATATCCTTTTCTATGTAA
- a CDS encoding late competence development ComFB family protein — MLQNYTETLVREVLGEYKSKESVCECEKCENDIVAMVLNNMPPKYFLSDASEGEKISYVLNKKLRFDALIQLTEAVKLACDKNHS; from the coding sequence GTGTTGCAAAACTATACGGAGACTTTAGTGAGAGAGGTATTAGGAGAATATAAAAGTAAGGAAAGTGTTTGCGAGTGTGAAAAATGCGAAAATGATATCGTTGCAATGGTACTTAATAATATGCCACCCAAATACTTTCTTTCAGATGCATCGGAAGGTGAAAAAATATCTTACGTTTTGAATAAAAAACTTCGATTTGATGCTTTGATTCAGCTAACAGAAGCTGTTAAACTTGCTTGTGATAAAAACCACTCATAA
- a CDS encoding ABC transporter ATP-binding protein gives MRGGFIGKYPDQRNKKFQQKYFRKENWQFIFPIIQKNRKDLFLAAFFTILYTIAFLFPPYLIQKIIDDYILSGHPSGMTPWIILFFLLYASSWYFAYQQRVWSQSSGHKTVFEIREALHKKLLELPISFHEKQKKGTLTSLLMNDVSALSSVITEGIIGLMSDVLTIIGITVIMYQMQPQLALLLLASVPIILLLMSFLGRHIREAFTNVREKMADLSAQVEENVSGIRAIQSLGIQEKSEAEFEQVSLGNFKAKLKAMMFLALLFPLMSLTTGVGNALLVWHGGLEVIAGSISIGIFAAFLAYIRKFYLPLKNFSDVYYTYLSALVSLNRIVDVMLLESHVKQPRDTPCFFQHRILFHRLCFYYDSKMVLKNLSMEIGKGERVGIVGDSGSGKSTLVRLLTKLDQPTSGYISFDECPIQEISDSIFRKMVAVIPQNIFLFADTIHKNILQGSPQASFEEVQQAAKKAQAHDMIMSLPLQYETVLGERGVGLSGGQRQLIAFSRALLKNPDILILDEATSSMDVLLENQLYQSMTNVFKNRTVLIIAHRLRTLQEMDKIFLLRDGSIADCGNHYQLLSRNNYYKNLVEAGFKETSQNETSDFP, from the coding sequence ATGCGCGGAGGTTTTATCGGTAAATACCCTGATCAACGAAATAAAAAATTCCAACAAAAGTATTTTCGAAAAGAAAACTGGCAATTCATCTTCCCCATTATTCAAAAAAATCGAAAAGACTTATTTCTTGCTGCATTTTTCACCATACTTTATACCATTGCATTTCTTTTCCCACCTTACCTGATACAAAAGATTATTGATGATTATATTTTAAGCGGCCATCCATCAGGAATGACGCCTTGGATTATTCTATTTTTTCTTTTATATGCTTCCTCCTGGTACTTCGCTTATCAACAACGTGTTTGGAGTCAATCTTCTGGTCACAAAACTGTTTTTGAGATTAGGGAAGCTCTCCATAAAAAACTCCTCGAACTCCCAATCAGTTTTCACGAAAAACAGAAAAAAGGCACTCTTACTTCCTTGTTGATGAACGATGTTTCAGCGTTGTCCTCTGTCATAACAGAAGGTATTATCGGCTTAATGAGCGATGTGTTAACAATCATTGGCATTACGGTTATCATGTACCAAATGCAACCACAGTTAGCACTGCTTTTGCTGGCTAGTGTTCCTATTATTTTACTGCTAATGTCTTTTTTAGGGCGTCACATCCGAGAAGCATTTACGAATGTACGAGAAAAAATGGCAGACTTAAGTGCCCAAGTGGAAGAAAATGTAAGCGGTATCCGTGCGATTCAATCTTTAGGCATTCAGGAAAAAAGCGAAGCTGAATTTGAGCAGGTCAGCCTTGGAAATTTCAAGGCGAAGTTAAAGGCAATGATGTTTTTGGCATTGCTTTTCCCGTTAATGTCCTTAACAACAGGTGTCGGAAATGCTCTTTTAGTCTGGCATGGTGGCTTAGAGGTTATTGCCGGTTCTATTAGTATTGGTATTTTTGCAGCTTTTTTGGCTTACATCCGAAAGTTTTACCTTCCTTTAAAAAACTTTAGCGATGTGTATTATACTTACTTATCAGCTTTGGTTTCTCTCAACAGAATTGTTGATGTGATGCTGCTGGAAAGCCATGTAAAACAGCCAAGGGATACACCTTGTTTTTTTCAACACCGCATTCTATTCCATCGTTTGTGTTTTTACTATGATTCAAAGATGGTTCTTAAAAATCTTTCTATGGAAATAGGAAAGGGAGAACGCGTCGGCATTGTCGGAGACAGTGGTTCCGGAAAATCAACCTTGGTACGTTTACTGACCAAACTCGATCAGCCTACTAGTGGTTATATTTCTTTTGATGAATGCCCCATTCAGGAAATTTCCGATTCTATTTTTCGAAAAATGGTGGCGGTTATTCCTCAAAACATATTTTTATTTGCCGATACCATCCACAAAAACATTTTGCAAGGTAGTCCACAGGCTTCTTTCGAAGAGGTGCAACAAGCTGCAAAAAAAGCACAAGCTCATGACATGATCATGAGCTTGCCTCTACAATATGAAACAGTGTTGGGTGAAAGGGGTGTTGGTCTTTCCGGTGGTCAGCGTCAACTTATTGCTTTTTCAAGAGCTTTGCTAAAAAATCCAGATATCCTTATTTTAGACGAAGCAACTTCCAGCATGGATGTTCTTTTGGAAAACCAATTGTATCAATCCATGACAAATGTTTTCAAAAATCGCACCGTGCTGATAATTGCTCATCGCCTTCGCACGCTGCAAGAAATGGATAAGATCTTCCTGCTCCGAGATGGATCTATTGCTGATTGTGGAAATCATTATCAACTATTATCCCGAAACAATTATTATAAAAACTTGGTGGAAGCTGGTTTCAAAGAAACATCTCAAAACGAAACTTCTGACTTTCCATAG